Proteins from one Prevotella sp. E2-28 genomic window:
- a CDS encoding TIM-barrel domain-containing protein, which yields MKRLFYIGIITLLAIPTMAGEVSFGKGTLNVRQIARNAVRIQYYEQPIEQRLPDWLYIKDEEVKSKDITVDVDASKQGVVIKNKKGEVVFSAIAHQMQGSEATLSFFSPKDEHLYGLGQFQDGYNDVRGLSRRLTQVNTQISIPMLLSSKGYGVLWNNYGLVEFNPCSQQVVLQPGQSGLSGDSGTEIVNVTTTEGGRREVRQRNIFEASIDLAEDGDYSLLLDVGQKMARRHNLTIDGQTVIEMQNMWLPPTASTIVRLKAGHHVLKAELSRGDNPVLYYNKVKDETVLRSPIAQAVDYTVFIGSPDEIIATYRHLTGDAPLMPRWALGYIHCRERFHSSDEILQTANRFRKEQMPVDVIVQDWQYWGKYGWNSMRFDEEFYPDPKALTDSLHAMNMRLMVSVWSKIDKNSEVGKQMVADNYYIPGTDWIDFFNPDAAAAYWKNFSTRLVPLGIDAWWQDATEPENDDLLGRRVNNGKWSGEEVRNVYPLLVNKTVYEGLHSTLKRPMILTRCGFPGIQRYGSAMWSGDVGNDWETFRRQITAGLGMQAAGIPWWTYDAGGFFRPGNQYTDQAYIDRMLRWIETSVYLPLMRVHGYMSNTEPWNYGPEAKAIIADCLKERYRLLPYIYSIAANISFDGSTLMRPLVFDFADDATALDQKYEYMFGPALLISPITEPDVKTWKTYLPKTQGGWFDYYTGQHYDGGQTVTTSVTKARIPVFVRAGSIIPMSNDELHVYPGADGSFTLYEDDGTTMAYQKGKCSRITFQWKDAKGKLKTSRQKGHDFKITIHNTKK from the coding sequence ATGAAACGGTTGTTTTATATTGGTATAATCACCTTGCTTGCCATCCCTACGATGGCAGGCGAGGTGTCGTTTGGTAAAGGAACATTGAATGTGCGTCAGATAGCACGTAATGCCGTGAGGATACAATATTATGAACAGCCGATAGAACAGCGACTTCCAGATTGGCTCTATATCAAGGATGAAGAGGTGAAGTCTAAGGATATCACCGTGGATGTGGATGCCAGTAAGCAGGGCGTTGTCATCAAAAATAAAAAAGGAGAGGTTGTCTTCTCTGCTATTGCTCATCAGATGCAGGGCAGCGAGGCAACCCTTTCTTTCTTTTCTCCGAAAGATGAACATCTTTACGGATTGGGGCAGTTTCAGGACGGCTATAATGATGTGCGTGGTCTCTCGCGCCGTCTGACCCAGGTCAACACGCAAATCAGCATCCCCATGCTTTTGTCAAGCAAAGGCTATGGTGTGCTGTGGAACAACTATGGATTAGTGGAGTTTAATCCGTGCAGCCAGCAGGTGGTTCTGCAACCCGGACAGTCCGGATTATCCGGAGACTCCGGCACAGAGATCGTAAACGTTACAACGACGGAGGGTGGACGCCGTGAAGTGCGTCAGCGTAATATCTTTGAGGCCAGTATCGACCTTGCCGAGGATGGTGACTATTCGCTTTTGCTCGATGTAGGTCAGAAGATGGCTCGTCGTCATAACCTTACTATTGACGGACAGACCGTCATTGAGATGCAGAATATGTGGCTACCGCCAACTGCCTCTACGATTGTACGACTGAAGGCTGGACATCATGTATTGAAAGCTGAACTGTCGAGGGGTGATAATCCTGTATTATATTATAATAAGGTGAAAGATGAAACGGTGCTTCGTTCACCCATAGCTCAGGCCGTAGATTATACGGTATTCATCGGTTCCCCCGATGAGATTATCGCTACGTATCGCCATCTGACGGGCGATGCCCCCTTGATGCCTCGTTGGGCGTTGGGTTATATCCACTGTCGTGAGCGTTTCCATTCATCGGATGAAATCCTGCAGACCGCCAACCGCTTCCGTAAGGAGCAGATGCCTGTGGATGTCATTGTGCAGGACTGGCAGTACTGGGGAAAATACGGTTGGAACTCTATGCGTTTTGATGAGGAGTTCTATCCAGATCCCAAGGCGTTGACAGATAGTCTCCATGCCATGAATATGCGACTGATGGTCAGTGTGTGGTCGAAGATTGACAAGAATTCCGAAGTCGGCAAACAAATGGTGGCCGACAACTATTATATCCCCGGTACAGACTGGATAGATTTCTTTAATCCCGATGCTGCTGCCGCCTATTGGAAGAATTTCTCTACCCGCCTTGTTCCCCTTGGTATCGATGCTTGGTGGCAGGATGCTACGGAACCTGAGAATGATGATCTCCTTGGTCGCCGTGTGAACAACGGTAAGTGGAGTGGGGAAGAGGTGCGTAATGTCTATCCGCTTCTCGTCAACAAAACCGTGTATGAAGGACTTCACTCTACACTAAAAAGACCTATGATATTGACCCGATGCGGTTTCCCTGGCATCCAGCGTTATGGCTCTGCGATGTGGAGTGGCGATGTGGGTAACGACTGGGAGACGTTCCGTCGTCAGATAACGGCTGGTTTGGGTATGCAGGCCGCAGGTATCCCTTGGTGGACGTATGATGCTGGTGGCTTCTTCCGTCCCGGTAATCAATATACAGACCAAGCTTATATCGACAGAATGTTGCGCTGGATAGAGACCAGCGTCTATTTGCCCTTGATGCGCGTGCATGGCTATATGAGTAATACGGAACCTTGGAACTATGGACCCGAGGCAAAGGCTATCATTGCCGATTGTCTGAAAGAACGCTATCGCCTATTACCTTATATATATAGTATAGCAGCGAATATTTCTTTTGATGGTTCTACGCTGATGCGACCCCTAGTATTCGATTTTGCAGATGATGCTACGGCTCTGGATCAGAAATATGAGTATATGTTCGGTCCGGCACTGCTTATCAGTCCTATCACTGAACCCGATGTGAAGACATGGAAGACCTACCTGCCGAAGACACAAGGTGGTTGGTTCGACTATTATACAGGTCAGCACTATGATGGCGGTCAGACGGTGACGACCTCCGTTACTAAAGCCCGCATCCCTGTCTTCGTGCGTGCCGGCAGCATCATCCCCATGAGCAATGATGAACTGCATGTTTATCCTGGTGCCGATGGCTCCTTTACGCTTTACGAGGATGATGGCACAACGATGGCTTATCAGAAAGGAAAATGCTCTCGCATCACCTTCCAATGGAAGGATGCTAAGGGTAAGCTGAAGACGAGCCGACAAAAAGGACATGATTTTAAAATAACAATACACAATACTAAGAAATGA
- a CDS encoding family 43 glycosylhydrolase — protein sequence MTKRYLFFAVALMLSLVGWAQSAKPLPSLHVEGKWLVDTYGNHVVLHGVMDTPSAYFNGGRWGWNYDANGAKNCVAYFEKLFVGLEQANCDVFRLHLDPAWTNDNSVTYVNLSAQPEHQTGDLPTGEANVSHFSAKRLSTYMKSVYVPIMKEAMAHGMYVVVRPPGVCPGEIRVGGYYQKYLMEVWDSVSRNETVRAYAGQISIELANEPVSVKNASGNSDAKALHDFFQPIVEKIRENGFTGIIWIPGSGWQSGYADYKTNPITGDNIGYAVHDYDGWYGCADKEWEAKDVPARTQAKITQFHNQVPVVDTNPIIVTEIDWSPKKPGTGHYNEHNEWVESNYGTWATGRTSVWGTITKGVHDHYGNISMTLSGTACLIDIDTLINKNKVVPAFDGLEEACGKACMDWYAEYAKVNNPVADYQCDVPIADNGDGTYTNPVVRADIPDPDVIRVGDTYYMVSTTMVHFPGATILKSKDMVNWEYCANPLEKLTDNDDYNLRNGKSAYAQGMWACSMKYYDGQFYILINGNDSKAWLLSATDPEGKWTVKRLDRNYYDPGMLFDNGKVYVACGINHLMMCELDANFKFVKEQKVVIRDDAGLEGCHLYKIGDYYYIYATYGGWPSGQTVFRSTNPFGPYEEYAGGEKMLVEKWIDGQANTIHQGALIEDVNGKWWTIMQQDLGALGRFPNLQPVKWVDGWPIVGDNGKPYQTYTKPAGTVLYPRQMATTDVFRNFPLDMQWEWNHMPQANGYSLFERAGWLRLKATSTTEYLSQAQNTLTQRIFMNNDKPSIGTVRIDASRLAEGDRAGICIFQDPYAQVGVERANGEYKIYWRQDALDGASDKTKEQYATTTVTDSIVYLRAAFTYGANKTKFYYSLDNQNWTAIGGETSMSFNLSVFVGARFGLFCYATKSLGGGSADFDWFSTEESFDEDALYQPFTRPLDENMFTATKLAPAAASVDLKVGALYSPRVTATFKDKHTENVSSQVIFQSESPEMVEVYNGQLRALNQGSSVITASYTDILGNALETSFTANGTFFPFGQDDVKIIKGSGTYTEKNHVFVPGKNGRIGWSYDNPIDISGFKFLVIKLLTLSTNTPNFAVDIRPKSTKNIYYTSEFGKAAQIVIDLQNTKYTSAVQKNSPVDLANIASISLTSDGTGNGKIFVSKMFLSNDDQYVPSGIAEVATTPQTKVNVYTLAGQLIQKGVSRNEATKSLPAGVYVIGNKKVIVK from the coding sequence ATGACGAAGCGTTATTTATTTTTCGCGGTGGCGTTGATGCTGAGCCTTGTAGGCTGGGCACAAAGTGCGAAACCGCTGCCTTCACTCCATGTGGAAGGCAAGTGGCTGGTGGATACCTATGGAAACCATGTGGTATTGCATGGCGTGATGGATACCCCAAGTGCTTACTTCAACGGCGGACGCTGGGGATGGAACTATGATGCCAATGGCGCCAAGAATTGTGTGGCCTATTTTGAGAAACTCTTTGTGGGATTGGAACAGGCCAATTGTGATGTGTTCCGTCTGCACCTTGATCCTGCGTGGACTAATGATAATAGTGTTACGTATGTGAATTTGTCGGCTCAGCCCGAGCATCAGACGGGTGATCTGCCTACAGGCGAGGCTAATGTATCGCATTTTAGTGCGAAGCGCCTGTCCACCTACATGAAATCTGTTTATGTGCCTATCATGAAAGAGGCTATGGCCCATGGTATGTATGTCGTGGTACGTCCCCCGGGTGTTTGTCCTGGCGAGATTCGTGTAGGCGGCTACTACCAGAAATACTTGATGGAAGTATGGGACAGTGTGTCAAGAAATGAGACTGTTCGTGCCTATGCTGGTCAGATTAGTATTGAGTTGGCCAACGAGCCAGTCAGCGTAAAGAATGCTTCAGGTAATAGTGACGCAAAGGCCTTGCATGACTTCTTTCAGCCTATCGTAGAGAAGATTCGTGAGAATGGCTTCACGGGTATTATCTGGATTCCTGGTTCTGGTTGGCAGTCGGGCTATGCGGATTACAAGACAAATCCTATCACGGGTGACAATATCGGCTATGCCGTACACGACTACGATGGCTGGTATGGCTGTGCTGACAAGGAGTGGGAGGCTAAAGATGTGCCTGCCAGAACGCAGGCGAAGATTACGCAGTTCCATAATCAGGTGCCTGTAGTGGATACCAATCCAATTATCGTTACGGAGATTGACTGGAGCCCCAAGAAACCTGGTACAGGTCACTATAATGAGCATAACGAATGGGTAGAATCAAACTATGGAACGTGGGCCACAGGACGCACCTCTGTATGGGGTACTATCACAAAAGGTGTGCACGACCATTATGGCAACATCTCAATGACCCTTTCTGGTACGGCTTGTTTGATTGATATTGACACGCTGATTAACAAGAATAAGGTGGTTCCTGCCTTTGATGGTCTAGAGGAAGCCTGCGGTAAGGCTTGTATGGACTGGTATGCTGAGTATGCCAAGGTAAACAATCCCGTAGCCGACTACCAATGTGATGTTCCTATTGCCGATAATGGCGACGGCACTTATACGAATCCTGTTGTCAGAGCTGATATTCCCGATCCAGACGTGATTCGCGTGGGTGACACTTATTATATGGTATCTACCACTATGGTGCACTTCCCTGGTGCTACGATTCTGAAGTCAAAGGATATGGTGAACTGGGAATACTGCGCTAACCCGTTGGAGAAGCTAACCGATAATGATGACTATAATCTGAGAAACGGTAAGAGCGCATATGCCCAGGGAATGTGGGCCTGCTCTATGAAATATTATGATGGTCAGTTCTATATTCTGATTAATGGTAACGACAGCAAGGCATGGTTGCTCTCAGCAACAGATCCAGAGGGAAAATGGACGGTAAAGCGCCTTGATCGTAACTATTATGACCCAGGTATGCTCTTCGATAATGGTAAAGTTTATGTTGCCTGTGGTATCAATCATCTGATGATGTGCGAACTGGATGCAAACTTCAAGTTCGTGAAAGAACAGAAAGTGGTGATACGTGATGATGCGGGTCTGGAAGGCTGTCACCTCTATAAGATAGGCGACTACTATTATATCTATGCTACATATGGTGGTTGGCCCAGCGGTCAGACTGTGTTCCGTTCTACCAATCCCTTTGGCCCATACGAAGAATATGCTGGTGGAGAGAAAATGCTTGTAGAGAAATGGATTGACGGACAGGCAAACACCATCCATCAGGGTGCACTTATTGAGGATGTTAATGGAAAATGGTGGACCATCATGCAGCAGGATCTTGGTGCTTTGGGTCGATTCCCTAACCTGCAGCCTGTGAAATGGGTGGATGGCTGGCCTATTGTAGGTGATAACGGCAAGCCTTATCAGACTTACACCAAGCCAGCAGGAACGGTGCTCTATCCTCGACAGATGGCTACAACCGACGTGTTCCGTAACTTCCCGCTTGATATGCAGTGGGAGTGGAACCACATGCCACAGGCTAATGGCTATAGCCTCTTTGAGCGTGCAGGTTGGTTGCGACTGAAGGCTACCAGCACCACAGAATATCTGTCTCAGGCACAGAACACGCTGACGCAGCGTATATTCATGAACAACGATAAACCTTCAATTGGTACTGTACGTATTGACGCAAGTCGCTTGGCAGAGGGTGACCGAGCCGGTATCTGCATCTTCCAGGATCCCTACGCTCAGGTCGGTGTAGAGAGAGCGAATGGTGAGTATAAGATTTACTGGCGTCAGGATGCGCTGGATGGTGCTTCTGATAAGACGAAAGAGCAGTATGCAACGACTACAGTGACAGATTCTATCGTCTATCTGCGTGCAGCCTTTACCTATGGTGCCAACAAGACAAAGTTCTATTATTCACTGGATAACCAGAACTGGACTGCCATTGGCGGTGAAACATCTATGAGCTTTAATCTGAGCGTCTTTGTAGGTGCACGTTTCGGCCTGTTCTGCTATGCAACAAAGTCTCTTGGTGGTGGCTCTGCTGATTTCGACTGGTTCTCTACTGAGGAGAGTTTTGACGAGGATGCCCTCTATCAGCCATTCACAAGACCATTGGATGAGAATATGTTTACAGCAACCAAACTGGCACCTGCTGCAGCGTCAGTAGATTTGAAGGTTGGTGCATTGTATTCACCCCGTGTTACAGCAACGTTTAAGGATAAGCACACGGAGAACGTATCTTCACAAGTAATCTTCCAGTCAGAATCGCCTGAAATGGTTGAGGTATATAACGGACAGTTGCGTGCTTTGAATCAGGGATCTTCTGTGATTACGGCTTCTTATACAGATATCTTGGGTAATGCATTGGAGACTTCATTTACTGCTAACGGCACTTTCTTCCCCTTCGGTCAGGACGATGTGAAGATAATTAAGGGTAGCGGAACATATACCGAGAAGAATCATGTTTTCGTTCCTGGAAAAAATGGTCGTATAGGTTGGTCTTACGATAATCCTATAGATATCTCTGGATTCAAATTCCTTGTGATTAAACTGCTGACATTGTCAACAAATACACCTAATTTCGCTGTTGATATTCGTCCGAAGTCAACTAAAAATATTTACTATACTTCAGAATTTGGTAAGGCTGCGCAAATTGTTATCGACCTACAGAATACAAAGTACACTTCTGCAGTCCAAAAGAATAGCCCGGTTGATCTTGCCAATATTGCCTCTATTAGCTTGACTAGCGACGGAACAGGTAATGGTAAAATTTTTGTAAGTAAGATGTTCCTGAGCAATGACGACCAGTATGTGCCTTCTGGCATTGCAGAGGTAGCAACAACACCTCAGACAAAGGTTAATGTCTATACACTTGCAGGTCAGTTGATTCAGAAGGGTGTTAGCCGCAACGAGGCTACAAAGAGTCTGCCTGCTGGCGTTTATGTAATTGGAAACAAGAAAGTGATTGTCAAATAA
- a CDS encoding glycoside hydrolase 43 family protein — MKKLLLTLTVMLLSGAGAHAQIKNPMLWADVPDPDVIRVDDTFYLVSTTMHLMPGGPVMASKDLKNWETVGYIFDKLTDSPKYDLQEGTVYGRGQWATSLKYHNGKFYALLAPNEAGAMGDTYIFTAEKAEGPWTIHSRLRHFHDATLFFDEDGTPYVFFGTGEMCQLTRDLKGVVEGSLRHYFQREADERGLLEGTRVIKHNGTYYALLLSHVYAPGRHRREVCYRTKDLKGTWEKNTVLESDFGGFSYLAQGTIVDTKEGDWYGIMFQDRGGVGRVLTLSPVRWIDGWPQLGDENGKVPEMMRPYRSGMPETGIVCADDFSNEKLGLHWEWNHNPIDNAWSLKERPGFLRLKTNRVVENLYLAPNTLTQRMEGPTCSGYIVMDISKMKDGDCAGLAAFNGDSGVLTIKKQGKKSILEMSEQKVSLTDREKAVTNVDVKVIETVELSGKSGKSGFSGKIYLRLDGDFQPGHHDVANFYYSLNGEDWTQIGTKDYRMIFDYRRFFMGTKFGIFNYATKKAGGYVDVDEFCYSKTEK, encoded by the coding sequence ATGAAAAAACTGTTACTTACCTTAACTGTAATGCTCCTTTCTGGGGCTGGTGCTCACGCACAAATCAAGAATCCTATGCTTTGGGCTGACGTGCCCGATCCAGATGTTATTCGTGTGGATGATACCTTCTATCTGGTTTCTACTACCATGCACTTGATGCCTGGCGGTCCCGTGATGGCATCAAAGGATTTGAAGAACTGGGAGACGGTGGGCTATATCTTCGACAAACTGACCGATTCTCCGAAGTACGACCTGCAAGAGGGCACGGTGTATGGACGCGGACAGTGGGCCACCTCACTGAAATATCACAATGGAAAATTCTATGCCCTGTTGGCTCCTAACGAGGCTGGTGCTATGGGCGACACGTATATTTTTACAGCAGAAAAGGCTGAAGGTCCTTGGACTATCCACTCTCGTCTGCGTCATTTCCATGATGCCACGTTGTTCTTTGATGAGGACGGCACCCCATACGTATTCTTCGGAACTGGTGAGATGTGTCAGTTGACACGCGACTTGAAGGGTGTGGTAGAAGGTTCGCTGCGTCATTACTTCCAGCGTGAGGCTGATGAGCGAGGACTGCTGGAGGGAACACGCGTTATCAAACACAATGGAACCTACTATGCTTTGTTGCTCTCTCATGTCTATGCACCTGGCCGTCATCGTCGTGAGGTATGCTACCGCACGAAGGACCTGAAGGGCACTTGGGAGAAGAACACCGTCCTTGAGTCTGACTTTGGAGGTTTCTCTTACTTGGCTCAGGGTACCATCGTTGATACCAAGGAGGGTGACTGGTATGGTATCATGTTCCAAGACCGTGGCGGCGTAGGTCGTGTGCTCACGCTGAGTCCTGTTCGCTGGATTGACGGTTGGCCTCAGTTGGGCGATGAAAATGGCAAGGTGCCTGAGATGATGCGCCCTTATCGCAGTGGAATGCCTGAGACTGGCATCGTTTGTGCAGATGATTTCTCTAATGAGAAGTTGGGGTTGCATTGGGAGTGGAATCATAATCCTATTGATAATGCGTGGAGCCTGAAGGAGCGCCCTGGATTCCTGCGCTTGAAGACGAATCGTGTGGTAGAGAACCTCTATCTGGCTCCCAATACGTTGACCCAGCGCATGGAAGGTCCTACCTGCAGCGGCTATATCGTGATGGATATTTCGAAGATGAAGGATGGCGACTGCGCCGGATTAGCTGCTTTCAATGGCGATAGCGGTGTGCTGACTATCAAGAAGCAGGGTAAGAAGAGTATCCTAGAGATGAGTGAGCAGAAGGTGAGCCTCACCGATCGCGAGAAGGCTGTGACAAATGTTGATGTGAAAGTCATCGAGACTGTAGAGCTATCAGGAAAATCTGGTAAGTCTGGTTTTTCTGGTAAAATATATCTTCGTCTTGACGGCGACTTCCAGCCTGGTCATCATGATGTGGCTAATTTCTATTATAGTCTTAATGGTGAGGACTGGACACAGATTGGAACCAAGGACTATCGCATGATATTCGACTATCGTCGTTTCTTCATGGGCACGAAGTTCGGTATCTTTAACTATGCCACCAAGAAAGCTGGAGGCTATGTTGACGTGGATGAGTTCTGCTATTCAAAGACAGAGAAATAG
- a CDS encoding glycoside hydrolase family 97 protein has product MKKTFLFSSLLLTCLSAQAFEKQITSPDGNIVVTVNDEGGTPNYQVVYNGTTMLMPSPLGLVANIDDLSKGLVIKDCTTKTVTDDYSLKTIKQSTVHYEATEAVCQVEKNGRHAMDIIFRVSNRDVAFCYKLLPKKNRGGETLVAVIENEASGFVLPDGTTTFLCPQSKPMGGFARTSPSYETSYTLDEPVGKNGWGEGYTFPCLFKLTGDSGKSGNSGWILISETGTDGNYVGCRLLNEGGAHYKIGFPQQGEMNGWGTTTASVSLPSQTPWRTITVGSSLQNVVETTVPFDLVKPKYKASRDYTYGAGSWSWIIGMDSSCNFDEQKRYIDFSAAMGWRTVLIDALWDKQIGYEKMAELSRYAKSKGVGIFLWYNSNGSWNDAPQSPLNKMNTSAARRQEMKWMKDNGILGIKVDFFGGDKQPMMQLYQDILTDANEFGIQCIFHGCTLPRGWERMYPNYVASEAVLASENLHFGQGACDAEAFNGCIHPFIRNTVGSMDFGGSTLNKFYNADNKRGTHRVTSDVYALATAVLFQSSVQHFAMAPNNLTDAPAWAVDFMKNVPTTWDEVKFIDGYPGKYCIMARRHGDKWFVAGICADKQPLKKTITLPMFAKGTELQVYSDDAQLNGSVQTVKQNKKQQITVTIPTNGAVVIMN; this is encoded by the coding sequence ATGAAGAAAACATTCCTATTTAGCAGCCTGTTGCTGACATGTTTGTCAGCACAGGCTTTTGAGAAACAGATAACAAGTCCTGACGGGAATATCGTAGTCACTGTCAATGATGAGGGTGGCACTCCTAATTATCAGGTGGTGTATAACGGTACTACGATGCTGATGCCATCGCCATTAGGTCTGGTTGCAAATATCGATGACTTGAGCAAGGGGCTTGTGATAAAGGATTGTACCACCAAAACGGTGACTGATGACTATAGTCTGAAGACAATTAAGCAGAGCACCGTACACTATGAGGCAACGGAAGCCGTGTGTCAGGTTGAGAAGAACGGTCGCCATGCAATGGATATCATCTTCCGTGTGAGCAATCGTGATGTAGCATTCTGCTATAAGCTTTTACCTAAGAAAAACCGTGGTGGTGAGACGCTGGTCGCAGTGATTGAGAATGAGGCTAGTGGCTTTGTATTGCCAGACGGTACCACAACGTTCCTCTGTCCACAGTCGAAGCCCATGGGTGGCTTTGCCCGCACTTCACCCAGTTATGAGACATCATATACACTTGATGAACCTGTGGGTAAGAACGGTTGGGGCGAGGGCTATACATTCCCTTGCTTGTTTAAATTAACCGGAGATTCCGGAAAATCCGGAAATTCTGGCTGGATATTGATTTCTGAAACTGGAACTGATGGTAACTATGTAGGCTGTCGTCTGTTGAATGAGGGTGGTGCCCACTATAAGATTGGTTTCCCTCAGCAGGGTGAGATGAATGGTTGGGGCACCACAACAGCTTCTGTTAGTCTGCCTTCTCAGACACCTTGGCGTACAATTACTGTGGGTTCGTCTCTGCAGAACGTGGTGGAAACCACTGTGCCTTTCGACTTGGTAAAGCCTAAGTATAAGGCTAGTCGTGACTATACGTACGGTGCTGGTTCATGGTCATGGATTATCGGTATGGACTCAAGTTGTAACTTCGATGAGCAGAAGCGTTATATCGATTTCTCTGCTGCTATGGGCTGGCGCACTGTGCTGATTGATGCTTTGTGGGACAAGCAGATTGGTTATGAGAAGATGGCTGAACTATCACGTTATGCTAAGTCAAAGGGCGTTGGTATCTTCCTGTGGTACAACTCTAACGGCTCTTGGAACGATGCTCCTCAGTCACCGCTGAATAAGATGAATACTTCTGCTGCCCGTCGTCAGGAGATGAAATGGATGAAGGATAACGGAATCCTGGGTATCAAGGTGGACTTCTTTGGTGGCGATAAGCAGCCAATGATGCAACTTTATCAGGATATCCTGACTGATGCTAACGAGTTTGGTATTCAGTGTATCTTCCACGGTTGCACTTTACCTCGCGGTTGGGAGCGTATGTATCCTAACTATGTAGCTTCTGAGGCTGTGTTGGCATCAGAGAACCTGCACTTCGGCCAGGGCGCTTGCGATGCGGAGGCTTTCAACGGCTGTATCCATCCTTTTATCCGCAACACTGTAGGTTCCATGGATTTCGGTGGTTCAACGCTGAACAAATTCTATAATGCAGACAATAAGCGTGGTACACACCGTGTGACAAGTGATGTCTATGCATTGGCAACGGCAGTATTGTTCCAGAGCAGTGTACAGCATTTTGCAATGGCTCCCAATAACCTGACGGATGCGCCCGCTTGGGCTGTTGACTTCATGAAGAACGTGCCCACGACATGGGATGAGGTGAAGTTCATCGATGGCTATCCCGGTAAGTACTGTATCATGGCACGTCGTCATGGCGACAAGTGGTTCGTGGCTGGTATCTGTGCCGACAAGCAGCCATTGAAGAAAACCATCACTCTGCCGATGTTTGCTAAGGGTACTGAACTACAGGTTTATAGCGATGATGCGCAGTTGAATGGTAGTGTTCAGACCGTGAAACAGAATAAGAAACAGCAGATTACTGTGACCATTCCCACGAACGGAGCCGTGGTGATTATGAATTGA